Proteins co-encoded in one Brassica rapa cultivar Chiifu-401-42 chromosome A02, CAAS_Brap_v3.01, whole genome shotgun sequence genomic window:
- the LOC103851685 gene encoding very-long-chain aldehyde decarbonylase CER3, with protein sequence MVTLSVWPWESYGNLKYLLYAPLAAQVVYSWTYEQDYSRALWCLHILIICGLKGLVHVLWSVYNNMLWVTRTLRINPNGVDSKQIDHEWHWDNYILLQAIIASMICYMSPSLMMMNSIPLWNTKGLIALIVIHVTFSEPLYYYLHRSFHRNNYFFTHFHSFHHSSPVPHPMTAGNATLLENLILCVVAGVPLIGSCLLGVGSISLIYGYAIMFDFLRCLGHCNVEIFSHKLFETLPILRYLIYTPTYHALHHQEMGTNFCLFMPLFDVLGNTLNSNSWELQKKIRLASGERKRAPEFVFLAHGVDVMSAMHAPFVFRSFASMPYTTRLFLLPMWPFTFMVMLGMWVWSKAFLFSFYTLRNNLCQTWGVPRFGFQYFLPFATQGINDQIEAAILRADKIGVKVISLAALNKNEALNGGGTLFVNKHPDLRVRVVHGNTLTAAVILNEIPKGVEEVFLTGATSKLGRAIALYLCRRGVRVLMLTMSIERFQKIQKEAPAEFQNYLVQVTKYNAAQNCKTWIVGKWLTPREQSWAPAGTHFHQFVVPPILKFRRNCTYGDLAAMRLPKDVQGLGTCEYTMERGVVHACHAGGVVHMLEGWKHHEVGAIDVDRIDLVWEAAMRHGLSSVSSLTN encoded by the exons ATGGTTACTTTATCAGTCTGGCCTTGGGAAAGCTATGGCAATCTTaag TATCTTCTATACGCTCCTCTAGCAGCACAAGTAGTGTACTCATGGACATACGAACAAGACTACTCGAGGGCTCTATGGTGTCTTCATATCCTCATCATCTGTGGACTCAAAGGACTCGTTCATGTCCTTTGGAGTGTTTACAACAACATGCTTTGGGTGACTCGCACTCTAAGGATTAACCCTAATGGTGTTGACTCTAAACAGATTGATCACGAATGGCACTG GGACAATTATATACTTCTGCAAGCAATAATAGCGAGCATGATCTGTTACATGTCTCCTtcattgatgatgatgaacagTATACCTCTCTGGAACACCAAAGGACTAATCGCATTAATTGTGATACATGTGACTTTCTCAGAGCCTTTATACTATTATCTTCATAGATCTTTTCATCGCAACAACTACTTCTTCACGCATTTCCACTCTTTCCACCACTCATCTCCTGTTCCACATCCCATGactg CTGGAAATGCGACGTTATTGGAAAACCTTATCCTATGTGTCGTAGCTGGAGTTCCTTTGATTGGTTCTTGCTTGTTAGGTGTTGGATCAATAAGCTTGATCTACGGATACGCTATCATGTTTGATTTCCTAAGATGTTTAGGACATTGCAACGTTGAAATCTTCTCTCACAAGTTATTCGAGACTCTACCAATCCTACGTTATCTCATCTACACTCCAAC GTACCATGCTCTGCATCATCAAGAAATGGGGACCAACTTCTGTCTGTTTATGCCTCTCTTTGATGTTTTGGGCAACACACTTAACTCAAACTCATGGGAACTCCAAAAGAAGATTCGTTTGGCTTCAG GGGAACGGAAGAGGGCGCCGGAGTTTGTGTTCTTGGCTCATGGGGTAGATGTGATGTCGGCGATGCACGCACCGTTTGTGTTCAGATCGTTCGCTTCGATGCCATACACGACGAGGCTCTTCTTGCTTCCCATGTGGCCGTTCACTTTCATGGTGATGTTAGGCATGTGGGTTTGGTCAAAGGCTTTTCTTTTCAGCTTCTACACCCTTAGAAACAATCTTTGCCAGACTTGGGGAGTTCCCAGATTCGGATTCCAA TACTTCTTACCGTTTGCTACACAAGGCATTAATGATCAGATAGAGGCTGCGATTCTGAGAGCTGATAAGATTGGTGTTAAAGTCATAAGCTTGGCTGCTTTGAACAAG AACGAAGCTTTAAATGGTGGTGGGACGTTGTTTGTGAACAAGCATCCTGACCTTAGAGTTCGTGTGGTTCATGGGAACACTTTAACCGCAGCTGTGATTCTCAATGAAATTCCAAAAGGTGTGGAAGAGGTGTTCTTGACAGGAGCCACTTCTAAGCTGGGAAGAGCCATTGCTCTTTACCTCTGTCGTCGTGGAGTGAGAGTTCTC ATGTTGACTATGTCGATAGAGAGATTCCAAAAGATTCAGAAAGAAGCTCCTGCTGAGTTCCAAAACTACCTCGTGCAAGTGACCAAATACAACGCTGCTCAAAACTGCAAG ACTTGGATCGTTGGGAAATGGTTGACACCAAGGGAACAGAGCTGGGCTCCTGCAGGAACGCATTTCCACCAGTTTGTGGTGCCACCAATCCTCAAATTTAGAAGGAACTGCACTTATGGTGATCTTGCAGCTATGAGGCTCCCTAAAGATGTTCAAGGACTAGGAACCTGCGAG TACACAATGGAGAGAGGAGTGGTGCATGCATGCCATGCAGGAGGAGTGGTTCATATGCTGGAGGGTTGGAAGCATCATGAGGTTGGAGCCATTGACGTTGACCGTATTGATCTGGTGTGGGAAGCAGCCATGAGACACGGCCTTAGCTCTGTGTCTTCACTCACTAATTGA
- the LOC103851688 gene encoding E3 ubiquitin-protein ligase XBAT32 isoform X2: protein MQACQHGHWEVVLILILFGANIHRSDYLNGGTALHLAALNGHPRCIRILLSEYIPSVPNCWSLLKNSKSSVSGFDPSGIQEVINRAADGGITPLHVAALNGHVETVQLLLDLGASLTQVTVEDGTTIDLIGAGSTPLHYASCGGNTQCCQVLIDKGASLAAINSNGWTPLMVARSWHRNCLEEVLNPTTEQPLSQLPKVPSPFLCLPLMSIVKIAQECGWRGDDCLTPCRDPCAVCLERKCTVAADGCGHEFCTNCALYLSTTNITSSKTSQATPGSVPCPLCRYGIVSFTKLPHTIPTTTATSSRTSISLSFCTCSSSDVLDTGALLTDPHYSCKPVVSRTGSQSVGSSSFRSLSCRFPPSLCLGGSDVDEPQSRLMNGSYSRSGLGSRRSTSEVEGKRSWFCALNHCVTTGGSPC from the exons ATGCAAGCTTGTCAACATGGTCATTGGGAGGTTGTCTTGATTCTCATCCTCTTTGGTGCTAAT ATTCATAGATCAGACTACCTTAACGGTGGTACTGCTCTGCATCTCGCGGCTCTAAATGGTCACCCTCGGTGTATCAGGATCTTGCTTTCCGAGTATATACCAAGTGTCCCTAACTGCTGGAGCCTCTTGAAGAATAGTAAATCCTCTGTTTCTGGATTTGATCCAAG TGGTATTCAAGAAGTGATAAACAGAGCAGCAGATGGAGGAATCACACCTCTTCATGTAGCGGCTCTGAACGGACACGTAGAGACGGTGCAGTTACTCTTGGATTTGGGAGCTTCACTTACTCAGGTTACTGTGGAAGATGGAACCACAATagatctcataggagctgggagtACTCCTCTCCATTATGCTTCATGTGGCGGAAACACCCAGTGTTGCCAG GTTTTGATCGATAAGGGTGCCTCTTTAGCTGCCATTAACTCTAACGG ATGGACGCCATTGATGGTTGCTCGCTCATGGCACCGGAACTGTCTTGAAGAAGTCCTGAACCCAACCACAGAGCAGCCACTAAGCCAACTGCCAAAAGTCCCTTCTCCTTTCCTCTGCCTTCCTCTAATGAGCATTGTCAAGATTGCTCA AGAATGTGGCTGGCGAGGAGATGACTGTCTCACTCCATGCCGTGACCCTTGCGCTGTTTGTCTGGAAAGAAAGTGCACCGTAGCAGCAGATG GATGTGGTCATGAGTTCTGCACTAACTGTGCGTTATACCTAAGCACCACAAACATAACATCCTCAAAGACATCACAAGCCACACCAGGCTCAGTCCCATGTCCTCTCTGTCGCTACGGCATTGTCTCTTTCACCAAACTCCCCCATACGATaccaacaacaacagcaacatcATCAAGAACAAGCATCTCCTTGTCCTTCTGCACTTGCTCCTCCTCTGATGTCTTGGATACAGGAGCTCTCCTCACCGACCCTCACTACAGCTGTAAACCGGTTGTTTCAAGAACCGGTTCACAATCCGTTGGGTCATCGTCCTTTCGGTCTCTTAGCTGCCGGTTTCCTCCAAGTCTCTGCCTCGGTGGCTCGGATGTTGACGAACCCCAAAGCCGGTTAATGAATGGATCATATTCAAGATCCGGTCTAGGGTCCAGGAGATCCACGTCGGAGGTTGAAGGAAAACGTTCTTGGTTTTGTGCTCTTAACCATTGTGTTACAACCGGTGGAAGTCCTTGCTAA
- the LOC103851688 gene encoding E3 ubiquitin-protein ligase XBAT32 isoform X1 has protein sequence MRFLSLVGNSFGCSASGERLVSAARDGDLQEAKALLDYNPRLARYSTFGVRNSPLHYSAAQGHHEIVSLLVESGVDINLRNYRGQTALMQACQHGHWEVVLILILFGANIHRSDYLNGGTALHLAALNGHPRCIRILLSEYIPSVPNCWSLLKNSKSSVSGFDPSGIQEVINRAADGGITPLHVAALNGHVETVQLLLDLGASLTQVTVEDGTTIDLIGAGSTPLHYASCGGNTQCCQVLIDKGASLAAINSNGWTPLMVARSWHRNCLEEVLNPTTEQPLSQLPKVPSPFLCLPLMSIVKIAQECGWRGDDCLTPCRDPCAVCLERKCTVAADGCGHEFCTNCALYLSTTNITSSKTSQATPGSVPCPLCRYGIVSFTKLPHTIPTTTATSSRTSISLSFCTCSSSDVLDTGALLTDPHYSCKPVVSRTGSQSVGSSSFRSLSCRFPPSLCLGGSDVDEPQSRLMNGSYSRSGLGSRRSTSEVEGKRSWFCALNHCVTTGGSPC, from the exons ATGAGGTTTCTGAGCCTCGTCGGAAACTCATTCGGTTGCTCCGCGTCCGGCGAGCGATTAGTATCAGCCGCCAGAGACGGCGATCTACAAGAGGCCAAAGCCCTCCTTGATTACAACCCGAGACTCGCTCGCTATTCCACTTTCGGCGTTCGTAACTCTCCTCTCCATTACTCCGCCGCTCAAGGCCACCACGAG ATAGTTTCTTTGTTGGTGGAGTCAGGAGTTGATATCAATCTCCGGAACTATCGTGGACAG ACGGCTTTGATGCAAGCTTGTCAACATGGTCATTGGGAGGTTGTCTTGATTCTCATCCTCTTTGGTGCTAAT ATTCATAGATCAGACTACCTTAACGGTGGTACTGCTCTGCATCTCGCGGCTCTAAATGGTCACCCTCGGTGTATCAGGATCTTGCTTTCCGAGTATATACCAAGTGTCCCTAACTGCTGGAGCCTCTTGAAGAATAGTAAATCCTCTGTTTCTGGATTTGATCCAAG TGGTATTCAAGAAGTGATAAACAGAGCAGCAGATGGAGGAATCACACCTCTTCATGTAGCGGCTCTGAACGGACACGTAGAGACGGTGCAGTTACTCTTGGATTTGGGAGCTTCACTTACTCAGGTTACTGTGGAAGATGGAACCACAATagatctcataggagctgggagtACTCCTCTCCATTATGCTTCATGTGGCGGAAACACCCAGTGTTGCCAG GTTTTGATCGATAAGGGTGCCTCTTTAGCTGCCATTAACTCTAACGG ATGGACGCCATTGATGGTTGCTCGCTCATGGCACCGGAACTGTCTTGAAGAAGTCCTGAACCCAACCACAGAGCAGCCACTAAGCCAACTGCCAAAAGTCCCTTCTCCTTTCCTCTGCCTTCCTCTAATGAGCATTGTCAAGATTGCTCA AGAATGTGGCTGGCGAGGAGATGACTGTCTCACTCCATGCCGTGACCCTTGCGCTGTTTGTCTGGAAAGAAAGTGCACCGTAGCAGCAGATG GATGTGGTCATGAGTTCTGCACTAACTGTGCGTTATACCTAAGCACCACAAACATAACATCCTCAAAGACATCACAAGCCACACCAGGCTCAGTCCCATGTCCTCTCTGTCGCTACGGCATTGTCTCTTTCACCAAACTCCCCCATACGATaccaacaacaacagcaacatcATCAAGAACAAGCATCTCCTTGTCCTTCTGCACTTGCTCCTCCTCTGATGTCTTGGATACAGGAGCTCTCCTCACCGACCCTCACTACAGCTGTAAACCGGTTGTTTCAAGAACCGGTTCACAATCCGTTGGGTCATCGTCCTTTCGGTCTCTTAGCTGCCGGTTTCCTCCAAGTCTCTGCCTCGGTGGCTCGGATGTTGACGAACCCCAAAGCCGGTTAATGAATGGATCATATTCAAGATCCGGTCTAGGGTCCAGGAGATCCACGTCGGAGGTTGAAGGAAAACGTTCTTGGTTTTGTGCTCTTAACCATTGTGTTACAACCGGTGGAAGTCCTTGCTAA
- the LOC103851687 gene encoding VAN3-binding protein: MELSLALTSTDHHHQVNNNPSPSEAHPDTMDFLSREWCNFAVQSLQPDHIIYDRSIVPVGTSIARFQGDLSLVPCGTMDKSMKMDDPDFKPSMPSWKTNDVKSWIWMQQAMHPELSYDGFFRKKLKLPWKITPSIKKWWKEIKAKRKEEVRLQRAEVHAAVSLAGLAAALAAIASENAGKDGGNGRPTTKETAVASAAAVVAAQCAEMAETMGANRDQLSTMIGSAMTGTSVSEILTLTASATTSLRGAATLKARRSCKINRLNGSAPVLPIEDSSDLPPEFDKNTSLLAQGTDLFVETPDGDFKVRTVSMILNKDAKVILKMKKHNLLRTKKECIVTNVHVELYKDSETEENNMEDTCYLIVLKTNIGAIKIDMADDYARYKTWVTTVQHMLALSCSSSFHTNYDLTFYNKN; encoded by the exons ATGGAACTATCTCTAGCATTAACATCAacagatcatcatcatcaggtTAACAATAATCCATCACCTTCAGAAGCACATCCAGACACTATGGACTTTCTATCTCGAGAATGGTGTAATTTTGCTGTTCAGTCGCTTCAGCCCGACCATATTATCTACGACCGTTCCATTGTCCCCGTAGGGACATCAATCGCCAGGTTTCAAGGGGACTTAAGTCTTGTTCCTTGTGGT ACGATGGATAAGAGTATGAAGATGGACGATCCAGATTTTAAGCCCTCGATGCCTTCATGGAAAACCAATGATGTCAAG TCATGGATATGGATGCAACAAGCAATGCATCCGGAATTGAGCTACGATGGCTTCTTCCGCAAGAAACTT AAACTTCCTTGGAAGATTACACCATCGATAAAGAAATGGTGGAAAGAGATTAAGGCCAAACGAAAGGAAGAAGTGAGGCTACAGAGAGCTGAAGTCCACGCCGCCGTTTCATTAGCCGGTCTGGCCGCCGCCCTCGCCGCGATAGCTTCAGAGAACGCAGGAAAAGACGGTGGAAATGGTCGACCAACAACTAAAGAGACAGCCGTGGCTTCTGCAGCCGCTGTGGTGGCGGCACAGTGTGCTGAGATGGCAGAGACAATGGGAGCAAACAGAGACCAGCTCAGCACAATGATTGGTTCCGCTATGACTGGGACAAGTGTTAGTGAGATACTCACTCTCACTGCCTCAGCTACAACTT CCTTGAGAGGTGCTGCGACGTTGAAAGCAAGAAGAAGTTGCAAGATCAATAGATTGAACGGCTCTGCGCCTGTGTTACCTATTGAAGACTCCTCTGATCTGCCTCCTGAATTTGACAAGAACACGTCCCTTCTTGCTCAAGGAACCGATCTCTTCGTTGAGACACCAGATG GTGATTTCAAGGTTAGGACAGTGTCTATGATCTTAAACAAGGATGCAAAG GTGATACTCAAAATGAAGAAACATAACCTACTCAGGACTAAGAAAGAAT GTATTGTGACGAATGTTCACGTGGAGCTTTATAAAGATTCggagactgaagagaacaacaTGGAGGACACTTGTTATCTCATTGTCCTGAAGACGAACATAGGAGCTATCAAAATAGACATGGCGGATGATTACGCTCGTTATAAGACATGGGTCACAACGGTTCAACACATGCTCGctctttcttgttcttcttcattCCATACAAATTACGATCTCACTTTCTACAACAAAAACTGa
- the LOC103851681 gene encoding uncharacterized protein LOC103851681 — MDSKGDDGSREMLLKLQEKIEKATSELKASGSSSSASTSSHHLQRLSKEVQLLLDKTVNAQVQSKPQIRDELDKVFDAEEVGHVCDLCDRDLASDPERPNASLRSLQEACVLACGHVYHFKCLRGTTLDLDNPSCILCIR, encoded by the exons ATGGATTCAAAAGGAGACGATGGAAGTAGAGAGATGCTCCTGAAGCTTCAAGAGAAGATTGAGAAAGCCACTTCTGAGCTCAAAGCGTCaggatcatcatcatctgctTCCACTTCATCTCATCATCTTCAAAGGCTCTCTAAAGAGGTCCAACTTCTTCTCGACAAGACTGTGAATGCTCAGGTTCAGAGTAAACCGCAGATTCGCGATG AGCTTGACAAGGTGTTTGATGCTGAGGAAGTTGGACACGTATGCGATTTATGCGACAGAGATCTAGCCTCTGATCCAGAACGACCTAATGCTTCTTTGCGGAGCTTGCAAGAAGCGTGCGTGCTGGCTTGTGGTCATGTCTACCACTTCAAGTGTTTGAGAGGCACTACTCTTGATCTCGATAACCCTTCATGCATTTTGTGTATCCGCTAA
- the LOC103851690 gene encoding B3 domain-containing protein At5g57720 has translation MVFTPYPDFLIIFNSKDVSLSQRLVLPSDYRQYYPTPLPQTAVLRKPEGNFWTVKWAISQEEEISFGDGWSKFIAENDPIDGDFLQFSYDGSRSFLVSIFRNGLPVKPTAPVTIQDISDDDEDKTAGDGDEKKEEEDYDQNMIISLSLGSSDEDYDADKTVSEVNKADGTLKRGSSSQRIRAQSIGDPEMYLDDPKNPCFIATSSSCRRMLVIAMQVIKDYDLKFDGTIKFIDGFGELEGKIGNWKDRVVVYSWQEIYNRNHAKPGDVIICEILREGGVVRSIKAHFVKK, from the exons atggTTTTTACTCCCTACCCAGATTTCCTCATTATCTTCAACTCCAAAGATGTTTCTCTTTCTCAACGTTTG GTACTCCCAAGTGATTACAGACAGTACTACCCAACGCCTCTCCCTCAGACAGCGGTTCTCAGGAAGCCAGAAGGAAACTTCTGGACCGTCAAATGGGCAATAAGTCAAGAGGAGGAGATTAGCTTCGGAGATGGCTGGTCTAAGTTTATCGCAGAGAATGATCCCATCGACGGAGACTTTCTGCAATTCTCTTACGATGGTTCCCGAAGCTTCTTGGTTAGCATTTTCAGGAATGGGCTCCCTGTGAAGCCAACAGCTCCTGTCACAATACAAGACATTtcagatgatgatgaggatAAAACAGCTGGTGATGGTgatgagaagaaagaagaagaagattatgATCAGAACATGATCATTTCTCTTTCTTTGGGAAGTAGCGACGAAGACTACGATGCTGATAAAACGGTCAGTGAAGTTAACAAAGCTGATGGAACTTTAAAGAGAG GAAGTTCTTCGCAAAGGATACGTGCTCAATCCATTGGTGATCCGGAAATGTATCTTGATGATCCCAAGAACCCTTGCTTTATTGCAACGTCGTCGTCGTGTAGGCGTATGTTG GTGATTGCTATGCAAGTAATAAAAGACTATGACTTGAAGTTTGATGGCACGATCAAGTTCATCGATGGTTTTGGTGAATTAGAGGGAAAGATTGGAAACTGGAAAGATCGTGTTGTCGTTTACTCGTGGCAAGAAATCTATAACAGAAACCATGCAAAGCCCGGAGATGTGATCATATGTGAGATTCTACGTGAAGGAGGTGTTGTTCGATCCATCAAGGCTCACTTCGTTAAGAAATGA
- the LOC103851684 gene encoding tetraspanin-15-like produces MADNVQVVPIEEPASTATATATATTNEPDTKSSDQMESQSDKPPVGMLVTIVNLCAIGVLPIFTFFLSLTLLGYAVWLLYMRSYECEDILGLPRVQTLASVGLLAVFVVSNAALFLRRKFPMPALVVMVVILLLMMFMGLAYAGVNEMQSRRFPATARWFKLKVMDDVNWNNIKSCVYDKGACNELFYQYPKEKPYNRRKMPPIKNGCCMPPETCNMDALNATFWYRRKDEGPPLETEVLYGGMGGILSDCELWRNDWSIMCYDCRSCKFGFIRSLRRKWWQLGVFLVVISILLLISHLLIFLATFWERFKGQ; encoded by the exons ATGGCTGATAATGTCCAAGTAGTACCCATTGAAGAACCAGCCTCGACCGCAACCGCCACAGCCACCGCAACAACCAATGAGCCAGACACCAAAAGCTCCGATCAAATGGAGTCACAAAGCGACAAGCCACCCGTTGGAATGTTGGTCACAATCGTAAACCTTTGCGCCATAGGTGTTCTTCCCATCTTCaccttctttctttctctcacaCTCCTTGGCTACGCTGTGTGGCTCCTCTACATGCGCAGCTACGAATGCGAAGACATCCTCGGTCTCCCACGTGTCCAGACGCTCGCTAGCGTCGGCCTCCTTGCCGTGTTCGTCGTCAGCAACGCGGCTCTCTTTCTCCGAAGGAAGTTTCCTATGCCCGCACTCGTGGTGATGGTGGTGATTCTTTTGCTGATGATGTTCATGGGTTTGGCGTACGCAGGAGTCAATGAGATGCAGAGCAGGCGGTTTCCGGCTACTGCGAGGTGGTTTAAGCTCAAAGTGATGGATGATGTTAATTGGAACAATATCAAATCGTGTGTCTACGATAAAGGAGCTTGCAACGAGCTTTTTTACCAATATCCTAAAGAGAAACCTTACAATAGAAGAAAAATGCCACCAATAAAG aaTGGATGTTGTATGCCGCCGGAGACATGTAACATGGATGCTTTAAATGCGACGTTTTGGTATAGAAGAAAAGACGAGGGCCCACCGTTGGAGACTGAGGTGCTGTATGGTGGGATGGGCGGAATACTAAGCGACTGTGAGTTATGGAGGAACGATTGGAGCATAATGTGCTATGATTGTAGATCTTGCAAGTTTGGATTCATTAGATCTCTAAGAAGGAAATGGTGGCAGCTTGGTGTCTTTTTGGTTGTCATCTCTATTCTTCTTCTCATCTCTCACCTCTTGATCTTCTTGGCCACCTTTTGGGAAAGATTCAAGGGTCAATAA
- the LOC103851683 gene encoding uncharacterized protein LOC103851683 has product MAMYIRVKRMKATYFIQCDPTETVLDVKQKLFTLIEQPVSNQRLVLLSTEEVLEDSKSLAEQKVENDAVLALTLRKDDNEFEDVDIPQPAEFSIS; this is encoded by the exons ATG GCAATGTATATTCGTGTGAAGCGCATGAAAGCCACTTACTTTATCCAATGCGATCCGACCGAGACTGTTTTGGATGTGAAGCAGAAACTGTTCACCCTCATTGAGCAACCAGTTAGTAACCAGCGTCTGGTCTTATTGTCTACTGAGGAAGTATTAGAGGATTCGAAATCTCTAGCGGAGCAGAAG GTTGAGAACGATGCAGTACTGGCTCTGACTTTGAGAAAAG ACGACAACGAGTTTGAGGATGTCGACATTCCACAGCCTGCTGAATTCTCAATCTCATGA
- the LOC103851774 gene encoding B3 domain-containing protein At5g57720-like: MIISLSLGSSDEEYDADKTVGEVNKAHRTLEKGSSSQRICAQSIDDPEMYLDDPKNPCFIATSSPCRSMLVIAKQVIKEYGLKFDGTIKFIDGFGEVDGKIGNWKDRVVVKPWQEIYHRNDAKPGDVIICEILREGDVVRSIKPHFVKN, translated from the exons ATGATCATTTCTCTTTCTTTGGGAAGCAGCGACGAAGAGTACGATGCTGATAAAACGGTCGGTGAAGTTAACAAAGCTCATAGAACTTTAGAGAAAG GAAGCTCTTCGCAAAGGATATGTGCTCAATCTATTGATGATCCGGAAATGTATCTTGATGATCCCAAGAACCCTTGCTTTATTGCAACGTCGTCGCCGTGTAGGAGTATGTTG GTGATTGCTAAGCAAGTAATAAAAGAATATGGCTTGAAGTTTGATGGCACGATCAAGTTCATCGATGGGTTTGGGGAAGTAGATGGAAAGATTGGAAACTGGAAAGATCGTGTTGTCGTTAAACCGTGGCAGGAAATCTATCACAGAAACGATGCAAAGCCAGGAGATGTGATCATATGTGAGATTCTACGTGAAGGAGATGTTGTTCGATCCATCAAGCCTCATTTCGTTAAgaactaa